A stretch of Monomorium pharaonis isolate MP-MQ-018 chromosome 7, ASM1337386v2, whole genome shotgun sequence DNA encodes these proteins:
- the LOC105830768 gene encoding uncharacterized protein DDB_G0284459, protein MTTTRDSRKKTATTRCTVSPMYRAKRATLATDFDSVEEYDDDERSSNDISDYGNNNSGSSSDVSTSRDMESCRLHEFGKFEDNHGWIQCRSKSFPNRIYYYNTRSGCNTWYRPVSRYVDVPSTASKRANCMGDPLESASHLELMSVSDDEKERKRIPADNDQSLIDTSDIIAQYYYTVHMMDLIPSMDDSTDVRFKMPLIKQEEKEEEESEHFGMPLIKQNEEEEKEEADMSYNDENNNVDDMKSSDCSSLCAANFVNTELLLEGDAVDTKPINRLASSCLSKETVRDARRVVYNVPRLKRISFENQLVKPRRTCVPKSQKTPGPKKIIYDMYGVRTVNYDPPNLGDICATMGVKMSTLSGSDSDNDNDLANASSSLSRRAETTFKSKWRDIEKDIRQPLLSDSSSSSSSRSSTSPSSSSSSTTSSSSESSSGSSSCSCSSCSRKGA, encoded by the exons ATGACAACGACTCGCGACAGTCGCAAAAAAACTGCGACAACTCGCTGCACAGTATCGCCGATGTATCGCGCCAAACGCGCCACGCTTGCTACCGATTTCGACAGCGTCGAAGagtacgacgacgacgaacgtTCGAGCAATGATATCAGCGATTACGGAAACAATAACAGCGGCAGCAGCAGCGATGTATCCACATCGCGTGACATGGAATCGTGTCGCCTACACGAATTCGGGAAATTCGAGGACAACCACGGATGGATTCAGTGCCGGTCCAAAAGCTTTCCCAACCGCATATATTACTACAACACGCGGAGCGGGTGTAACACGTGGTACAGGCCTGTCTCGCGTTACGTCGACGTTCCATCTACCGCTAGCAAAAGG GCAAATTGCATGGGCGATCCCTTGGAGTCGGCGAGCCATTTGGAACTGATGTCAGTATCAGACGACGAGAAAGAGCGGAAACGAATTCCCGCTGATAATGACCAATCGTTGATCGATACTTCGGATATCATCGCGCAATATTATTACACCGTCCATATGATGGACCTGATTCCGAGCATGGATGACTCGACCGACGTGAGATTCAAGATGCCACTAATCaaacaagaagaaaaagaagaagaagagagcgAACATTTCGGGATGCCACTAATCAAACAAAAcgaggaggaagaaaaagaggaagcgGATATGTCGTACAACGACGAGAACAACAATGTAGACGATATGAAATCGTCGGATTGCTCGTCTTTGTGTGCTGCAAATTTCGTCAACACCGAACTTCTCTTGGAGGGTGACGCGGTGGACACCAAGCCGATCAACCGGCTGGCCAGCTCTTGTCTATCTAAAGAAACCGTCCGCGACGCAAGACGCGTCGTGTACAACGTACCGCGTCTGAAGAGGATCAGCTTCGAGAATCAGCTGGTCAAACCGCGTAGAACGTGCGTCCCCAAAAGCCAGAAGACCCCGGGACCCAAGAAGATCATCTACGATATGTATGGCGTGCGGACCGTCAACTACGATCCGCCCAACCTGGGCGATATATGCGCGACAATGGGGGTGAAAATGTCAACGTTAAGTGGCAGCGACAGTGACAACGACAACGACCTAGCGAACGCGTCATCCTCGCTGTCGCGACGCGCGGAAACCACGTTCAAGTCCAAGTGGCGCGATATAGAAAAGGACATTCGTCAACCGTTATTGAGCGACTCGAGTTCCAGTTCGTCGTCACGGTCCAGCACGAGCCcaagcagcagcagcagcagcaccaCCAGCTCCAGTTCTGAGTCCAGTTCCGGGTCCAGCTCCTGCTCGTGTTCCTCGTGCAGTAGAAAAGGAGCTTGA
- the LOC118646643 gene encoding uncharacterized protein LOC118646643 yields MTQCTHTHTHVCVYIRHLAVPMLNRSWRGQQRPIRNFNCGPSTIEMLETRERAKSNMTRLTKADTQFYCAPSTIEMLETRERAKSNMTRLTKADTRFYCGSSTIEW; encoded by the exons ATGACGCAATgtacacacacgcatacacacgtaTGCGTATATATTCGACATCTAGCGGTGCCGATGTTAAATCGATCGTGGCGAGGACAACAAAGGCCGATACGCAATTTCAACTGTGGTCCGTCTACGATAGAGATG CTTGAaacgagagagcgagcgaaatCGAACATGACGAGGTTAACAAAAGCCGATACTCAATTTTACTGTGCTCCGTCTACAATAGAGATG CTTGAaacgagagagcgagcgaaatCGAACATGACAAGGTTAACAAAAGCCGATACTCGATTTTACTGTGGTTCGTCTACAATAGAATGGTAA
- the LOC105835381 gene encoding cell division cycle protein 27 homolog isoform X4 gives MMIVQEPVQAAIWHSLDHYDYQDAIFLAERLYAEVDTEENLFLLATCYYRSSRIRQAYALLSQKAPSSAQCKFLLIKCCYDLEKYVEAEAVVVGKYYKQLNLEDITTQFGEQACFFLQIIAKIYYKMMQTTRGNEAHKLALKLNPFLWHSFEELCNVGEKVDPAKIFQLDKLDSFTMCHGTGSTLNYVTEPDLIVPASNTNSTPMSNGTNITPITTAQINGGQVPQVRLCSTIEETPQNAPIHYSNCSSISPRTKLSRYRSMFSNSMSPLSPSFGIFPLDNNTPEPTVPPSHTTLTEANNQKSLVKRVSSLRAHVGQLMSRKETPLQQSKSVFSQSGNMSNTANIVTVTAPNPTSPPSPMFQSTNVRWSSRIFSQNSIKENNKSSNRNKFATPKFPSRKTKARLAKANLNKINFNELNERNRNEKEKSETITSEKAVANANALNSQSNIHSGITLQKQSAEGLMSLLRELGTAYQHLSQFKCAQTIEILSILPTQHYNTGWVLSMLARAHFEMMDYKKAASYFVKVRQLEPQRTELMEIYSTVLWHLHAEVQLSTLAQDLVSQDRNSAAAWCATGNLFSAQTEHETAIKFFQRAIQVDPNFPYAYTLLGHEYVLTEELDKAITAFRNAIRLDPRHYNAWFGLGTIFSKQEQYSLAELHFKRALQINPQNSALMCHIGVVQHALKKIDQALKTLNTALINDPDNTLCKFHRASINFSIGRHMEALREFEELKNIIPKESLIYYSIGKVHKKLGNTHLALMYFSWATDLDPKGVNSQIKEAILSPGQGNDDKLSIRYQ, from the exons atgaTGATCGTGCAGGAGCCCGTACag gCGGCCATATGGCATTCTTTGGACCATTATGATTATCAGGATGCTATATTCCTGGCAGAACGGTTATATGCAGAAG TGGACACAGAGGAAAATTTGTTCCTTCTGGCAACATGTTATTATCGCTCTAGCAGGATTAGGCAAGCTTATGCTTTATTATCCCAGAAGGCGCCTAGTTCGGcacaatgtaaatttttattaataaaatgttgttaCGATTTGGAAAA ATATGTGGAAGCAGAGGCAGTAGTAGTCGGcaaatattacaaacaattaaatttagaagaCATTACGACCCAATTTGGAGAACAGGCGTGTTTTTTCCTGCAGATAATAGCCAAGATCTACTACAAGATGATGCAGACCACGAGAGGCAATGAGGCGCATAAGTTGGCTTTGAAATTGAATCCCTTTCTCTGGCATTCGTTCGAAGAACTCTGTAACGTCGGCGAAAAGGTAGATCCCGCTAAGATTTTTCAGCTAGACAAATTAGACTCTTTCACCATGTGCCATGGTACCGGCTCTACGCTCAACTATGTTACCGAACCGGATCTTATCGTACCTGCAAGTAACACCAATAGTACACCAATGTCGAACGGCACTAACAT AACACCCATAACGACAGCGCAGATAAACGGCGGCCAGGTACCTCAGGTACGGTTGTGTTCCACTATAGAGGAGACGCCGCAAAATGCACCGATTCACTACAGCAATTGCTCCTCTATATCGCCGAGGACTAAGCTGTCGCGTTATCGCAGCATGTTCAGCAATTCCATGAGCCCGCTTTCTCCTAGCTTTGGTATTTTTCCGTTGGATAATAATACGCCTGAGCCAACGGTTCCACCCTCGCATACGACTCTCACGGAGGCCAACAACCAGAAGAGCTTGGTGAAACGCGTCAGTAGTCTAAGAGCTCATGTAGGG CAATTAATGTCGAGGAAAGAGACACCGTTGCAACAAAGCAAATCGGTATTTTCCCAGTCAGGTAATATGAGTAATACTGCCAATATTGTGACAGTGACAGCGCCCAATCCGACTTCACCTCCGTCACCAATGTTTCAGAGCACCAATGTTAGATGGTCCTCGCGAATATTCAGCCAGAACTCCATAAAG gaaaataataaatcatctaATAGGAATAAATTTGCAACTCCAAAGTTCCCGTCTCGGAAGACAAAAGCGAGATTAGCCAaggcaaatttaaataaaatcaatttcaatGAGTTAAACGAGAGAAATAGAAATGAAAAGGAGAAGAGTGAAACGATCACGTCAGAGAAAGCTGTGGCTAATGCAAACGCACTTAATTCCCAAAGTAATATTCATTCTGGGATAACGTTACAAAAACAGTCGGCAG AGGGCTTAATGTCTTTGTTGCGAGAATTGGGGACGGCGTATCAGCATTTAAGTCAGTTCAAATGTGCGCAGACGattgaaatattaagtatACTGCCGACGCAGCACTATAATACAGGCTGGGTACTTTCTATGTTGGCTCGTGCGCATTTTGAAATGATGGATTATAAAAAAGCTGCtag TTATTTCGTCAAAGTGCGACAGTTAGAACCACAGAGGACAGAGCTGATGGAGATTTATAGCACTGTTTTGTGGCATCTGCACGCAGAAGTACAGTTGTCTACGCTTGCTCAAGATTTGGTTTCCCAAGACCGTAATTCGGCGGCGGCGTGGTGCGCCACGGGCAATCTCTTCTCTGCGCAAACGGAACATGAAACCGCGATTAAGTTTTTCCAAAGAGCTATTCAG GTGGATCCTAATTTTCCATACGCCTATACGTTACTAGGACACGAATATGTTTTGACTGAGGAACTAGATAAAGCAATTACTGCTTTCCGTAACGCCATCAGACTTGACCCGAGACATTATAATGCATG GTTCGGACTAGGAACAATATTTTCGAAACAGGAGCAATATAGTTTAGCGGAGTTACACTTTAAACGGGCTTTACAAATAAACCCGCAGAATTCTGCGTTGATGTGCCACATAGGTGTCGTGCAACACGCTCTGAAGAAAATTGACCAGGCGTTAAAAACTTTGAACACCGCGTTAATTAACGATCCGGATAATACTTTGTGCAAATTCCATCGCGCAAGCATCAACTTCTCTATTGGTCGACATATGGAAGCTCTAAGAGAATTCGAGGAGCTGAAGAATATTATACCTAAAGAATCTCTAATCTATTATTCAATAGGAAAG GTGCATAAAAAGTTAGGCAATACTCATCTTGCGTTAATGTACTTTAGTTGGGCAACGGATTTAGATCCGAAAGGTGTTAATAGTCAAATTAAGGAAGCTATATTGAGTCCGGGTCAGGGAAATGATGATAAACTCTCTATaagatatcaataa